A region of Vibrio chagasii DNA encodes the following proteins:
- a CDS encoding ATP-binding cassette domain-containing protein, producing MSALLEVSELSKDFTTRSGLFRKKIHQAVKPVSFTLEAGQTIGFIGQNGSGKSTLARMLAGMVEPTAGEIRVNGEKLEHKDYSTRCKLIRMIFQDPNTSLNPRIQIGRILEGPLKRNTNMPPEARMRRVKDTLLRVGLLPEHAYFYPQMLAAGQKQRVCLARALILQPSIIVADEALNGLDMAMRSQIINLFLELQEEMGVSFVYVSQHLGIVKHITDKIIVMHEGDVVESGDTDEVLTNPSHQITQRLVESHFSKAPNH from the coding sequence ATGAGTGCATTATTAGAAGTCAGTGAATTATCTAAAGACTTTACGACTCGCTCTGGTCTTTTCCGTAAAAAGATTCATCAAGCGGTGAAGCCGGTAAGCTTTACGCTTGAAGCAGGCCAAACGATCGGTTTTATTGGTCAGAACGGCTCTGGGAAATCGACATTAGCAAGAATGCTAGCAGGTATGGTAGAACCGACTGCGGGTGAGATTCGTGTAAACGGTGAAAAGCTGGAACACAAAGACTACTCAACTCGCTGTAAGTTGATTCGCATGATCTTCCAAGATCCCAATACATCGCTTAACCCACGCATTCAGATTGGTCGTATTCTTGAAGGTCCTTTGAAGCGAAACACCAACATGCCACCAGAAGCCCGTATGCGCCGTGTAAAGGACACACTCTTACGTGTAGGTCTTTTACCAGAGCATGCTTACTTCTACCCTCAGATGCTTGCTGCTGGCCAGAAACAAAGGGTTTGTCTAGCTCGTGCCTTGATACTTCAGCCATCAATCATTGTCGCTGACGAAGCTTTGAACGGTCTAGATATGGCAATGCGTTCTCAGATCATCAACCTGTTCTTAGAACTGCAAGAAGAGATGGGCGTATCCTTCGTCTACGTATCTCAACACCTTGGCATTGTTAAGCACATCACCGATAAGATCATCGTGATGCATGAAGGTGATGTGGTTGAGAGTGGGGACACCGATGAAGTGCTGACCAACCCAAGTCACCAAATCACTCAAAGGCTGGTTGAGAGCCATTTCTCGAAAGCGCCAAACCACTAG
- a CDS encoding DUF2927 domain-containing protein: protein MLRTASILPLLLVSLSFKAASTPLTWLDRAFIETAFYNVALQHEYSSGTKPLAKWQQPIKIWINHRVGDKELHQELAELHIQHLAQVTQHPISLVNKESEANVKWIYTRQSKWISESKRILNLKSTKHLNSAICTAGYRTNAKGEIVYAGIIIPVDQARSRGKLVACIVEEITQVLGLPNDSDTAYPSIFNDHTPEDLLSPLDVVLLQLLYEPELKPGMTKAQVKPIVRKILKRYQETGVLKRAPNTAQQAPLYQLIGY from the coding sequence ATGTTACGAACCGCTTCAATACTTCCCCTCTTGCTTGTTAGCCTCTCGTTTAAAGCGGCAAGCACACCACTGACTTGGTTAGATAGAGCCTTCATAGAAACCGCGTTTTATAACGTGGCACTGCAACACGAATACTCCTCAGGAACAAAACCACTAGCCAAATGGCAGCAACCGATCAAAATTTGGATTAACCATCGTGTCGGCGATAAAGAGCTTCATCAAGAACTCGCCGAACTGCATATCCAGCACTTAGCTCAAGTGACTCAACACCCCATTTCACTCGTCAATAAAGAATCTGAAGCGAACGTTAAGTGGATATACACCAGACAAAGCAAGTGGATTTCGGAATCCAAACGAATACTCAATCTCAAATCGACCAAACACCTAAACAGTGCGATTTGCACAGCAGGCTATCGAACTAACGCAAAAGGTGAAATTGTCTATGCAGGAATCATTATTCCTGTTGATCAGGCTAGGTCACGAGGAAAACTTGTCGCCTGTATCGTAGAAGAAATCACACAAGTTCTTGGGCTTCCAAATGATTCAGATACAGCCTACCCTTCCATCTTCAACGATCATACGCCAGAGGATCTACTTTCACCGTTAGATGTGGTGCTACTTCAGTTACTCTACGAACCAGAGTTAAAACCTGGGATGACCAAAGCACAAGTAAAACCCATTGTGCGAAAAATTTTGAAGAGGTATCAAGAGACGGGTGTACTTAAACGGGCACCAAACACTGCACAGCAAGCACCTTTGTATCAGTTGATTGGATATTAG
- a CDS encoding ATP-binding cassette domain-containing protein: MPLLDIRHLTIEIETPQGMVKAVDRMSITLNEGEIRGLVGESGSGKSLVAKAIVGVCKENWKVSADRMRLGNVDLLQLTPKERRRVIARDIAMIFQEPSTCLDPSEKVGNQLIEAIPSHAFEGRWWQRFKWRKKQAIALLHKVGIKDHSRLMDSYSYELTDGECQKVMIAMAIAAKPKVLIADEPTNDLDPITQSQILRLLSRMNQLHNTTIILIGHDLTTITQWATRITVMYCGQSVESADTQKLLDAPKHPYTVALLKAMPDFNDWIPHKEKLQSLPGSIPPLQHLPIGCRLGPRCPYAQRQCVEIPHTKRIKNHKFNCHFPLNMEKKKKS, from the coding sequence ATGCCGTTACTTGATATTCGACATCTAACCATTGAAATTGAGACCCCTCAAGGGATGGTTAAAGCGGTAGATCGAATGAGTATTACCCTCAATGAAGGGGAAATTCGTGGTTTAGTAGGTGAATCAGGCTCTGGTAAAAGCTTGGTTGCTAAAGCGATCGTTGGTGTTTGTAAAGAAAACTGGAAGGTATCCGCTGACCGTATGCGACTCGGGAATGTTGACCTGCTTCAACTAACACCGAAAGAGCGCAGACGTGTTATTGCTCGTGATATTGCGATGATTTTCCAAGAGCCATCAACGTGTCTTGATCCTTCAGAAAAAGTGGGCAATCAACTGATCGAAGCCATTCCCTCACACGCCTTTGAAGGTCGATGGTGGCAACGATTTAAGTGGCGCAAGAAGCAAGCTATCGCACTGTTGCACAAAGTCGGCATCAAAGATCACTCGCGCCTAATGGACAGCTACTCTTACGAGCTCACTGATGGTGAGTGTCAAAAGGTGATGATCGCGATGGCGATCGCGGCCAAGCCGAAGGTCTTGATTGCCGATGAACCGACCAACGACTTGGATCCTATTACCCAGTCTCAGATCTTGCGATTATTGAGCCGTATGAATCAGCTCCATAACACGACCATTATCCTGATCGGCCATGACTTAACGACCATCACTCAATGGGCGACTCGAATTACCGTTATGTACTGTGGTCAGTCTGTTGAATCTGCGGATACGCAAAAACTGTTGGATGCACCAAAGCACCCATACACTGTGGCTCTGTTGAAAGCGATGCCAGACTTTAACGACTGGATCCCACACAAAGAGAAGCTTCAGTCGCTACCAGGGTCGATTCCTCCACTACAGCATCTTCCTATTGGTTGTCGATTGGGTCCACGTTGCCCTTACGCGCAAAGACAGTGTGTGGAAATCCCACACACTAAACGAATCAAAAACCATAAGTTTAACTGTCATTTCCCTCTGAATATGGAGAAGAAAAAGAAATCATGA
- the sapC gene encoding peptide ABC transporter permease SapC, translated as MLTNNVYQEEQIPTQFERFWRSFRSNNLAMFGLWCLILIILVTITSPWLAPHDAQEQTGHLLTPPSWDPAGTVEYFLGTDDLGRDILSRLIIGSQLTFGAAVVITFIAAVIGCLIGVLAGMTRGLLSSTLNHLLDTVMSIPSLLLAIIFVAFLGFGEFNILLALCLALIPRFIRSVYIAVHAEVEKDYILASRLDGANDFYLLWNSILPNILTVVALEITLALSVAILDITALGFLGLGAQAPSTEWGSILGDSVELIYLAPWTVTLPGLAIMFTVIVINLVGEGVRQALNAGIE; from the coding sequence ATGCTAACAAATAACGTCTACCAGGAAGAACAAATTCCTACCCAGTTTGAGCGCTTCTGGCGTAGCTTCCGCTCTAACAACCTTGCGATGTTTGGCTTGTGGTGTTTGATACTTATCATTCTGGTGACGATCACTTCTCCGTGGTTGGCGCCCCATGATGCACAAGAGCAAACCGGCCATCTACTAACACCACCATCTTGGGATCCAGCAGGTACTGTTGAATACTTCTTGGGTACAGACGATCTAGGCCGAGATATTCTCTCTCGCTTGATCATTGGCTCTCAGCTTACCTTTGGTGCGGCGGTCGTGATTACCTTTATCGCTGCCGTTATTGGCTGTCTCATTGGCGTGCTTGCGGGTATGACGCGTGGTTTGCTATCAAGTACTCTAAACCACCTGCTTGATACGGTGATGTCGATTCCGTCTCTGCTACTAGCAATCATCTTTGTAGCATTCCTTGGCTTTGGCGAGTTCAATATCTTGCTGGCCTTATGTTTGGCATTGATTCCGCGCTTTATTCGCTCGGTCTACATTGCCGTACATGCTGAAGTAGAAAAAGACTATATTCTGGCTTCTCGCCTTGATGGTGCGAACGACTTCTACCTGCTGTGGAACTCGATTCTTCCGAATATTCTTACTGTTGTGGCACTAGAAATTACACTGGCGTTATCGGTCGCAATTCTTGATATCACTGCCTTAGGCTTCCTTGGTCTTGGCGCTCAAGCACCAAGCACAGAATGGGGCTCTATCCTAGGTGATTCTGTAGAACTGATTTATCTCGCACCATGGACAGTAACCCTACCCGGCCTAGCCATTATGTTTACAGTGATTGTGATTAACCTCGTCGGTGAAGGTGTTCGCCAAGCGCTAAATGCAGGAATCGAATAA